The Amaranthus tricolor cultivar Red isolate AtriRed21 chromosome 6, ASM2621246v1, whole genome shotgun sequence genome has a segment encoding these proteins:
- the LOC130814625 gene encoding probable serine/threonine-protein kinase PBL23 has translation MTFFACCRADFLQEEGRSSSTGSTPRKSSKRRNKRRFINRRLHSIKANNFTDHSKMMSIATVVKTLSLRSTATKGKKQQQMIEHERSVAGQKISAQTFTFRQMAIATNNFSIENLVGEGGFGRVYKGYIEGVDEVVAVKQLDRNGMQGNREFLSEVFMLSLVDHPNLVNLIGYCADGDQRILVYEYMAGGSLEDHLLDLPPDAKPLDWYTRMKIAEGAAKGLEYLHEISKPPVIYRDFKASNILLDEEFNPKLSDFGLARIGPTGEKDHVSTRVMGTYGYCAPEYAMTGQLTTKSDVYSFGVVFLELISGRRAIDTTKPTSEQNLVSWAEPMFKDRKLFTTMADPLLEGNYPVKGLYQALAVAAMCLQEEASTRPLISDVVTALEFLASPEDDLGNLRSDSLIIKAVEEANRQSDQEEYIQDDQQEDEEENKEENRDDYTVEVDSLPEYTL, from the exons ATGACCTTTTTTGCTTGCTGCAGGGCTGATTTCCTCCAAGAGGAAGGCCGTAGCAGCAGCACCGGTTCAACGCCTAGGAAAAGCAGCAAGAGGAGGAATAAAAGAAGGTTTATTAACAGGAGATTACACAGTATTAAGGCCAATAATTTTACTGATCATTCCAAAATGATGTCCATTGCTACCGTTGTTAAGACCCTCTCTTTAAGGAGTACCGCGACCAAAG GAAAGAAACAGCAGCAGATGATTGAGCATGAGAGATCAGTCGCAGGTCAGAAAATTTCAGCTCAGACATTCACATTTCGACAAATGGCTATCGCAACCAATAACTTCAGCATCGAAAACCTTGTGGGTGAAGGAGGATTTGGCAGGGTATACAAAGGCTACATTGAAGGTGTAGATGAG GTTGTGGCCGTGAAGCAGCTTGACAGGAATGGAATGCAAGGAAATAGGGAATTCCTTTCTGAAGTTTTCATGCTCAGCCTTGTCGATCACCCGAATCTGGTCAATTTGATTGGATATTGTGCTGATGGTGATCAGAGAATTTTGGTATATGAGTACATGGCTGGTGGGTCATTGGAAGATCATCTTCTAG ATCTTCCACCAGACGCAAAACCGTTGGATTGGTATACTAGGATGAAGATAGCAGAGGGAGCTGCAAAAGGGCTTGAGTACTTGCACGAGATTAGCAAACCGCCAGTGATCTATCGTGATTTCAAAGCATCAAACATCCTTTTAGATGAAGAATTCAATCCTAAACTCTCTGATTTTGGGCTTGCTAGAATAGGTCCAACCGGAGAAAAGGATCATGTCTCAACTAGAGTCATGGGGACCTATGGATATTGTGCACCTGAGTATGCAATGACTGGTCAGCTCACCACCAAATCTGATGTTTACAGCTTTGGAGTTGTCTTTCTTGAGCTTATCTCGGGGAGGAGAGCGATCGATACTACTAAACCAACTTCTGAACAGAACCTGGTTAGTTGG GCAGAACCAATGTTCAAGGATAGGAAATTGTTCACGACAATGGCTGATCCATTACTAGAAGGGAACTATCCTGTCAAAGGCTTGTATCAAGCCCTTGCAGTCGCAGCTATGTGTCTTCAAGAAGAGGCTAGCACACGGCCTCTGATAAGTGATGTTGTAACTGCTCTCGAGTTCCTAGCATCACCAGAAGACGATCTTGGCAACCTTAGATCAGATTCACTCATCATTAAAGCTGTCGAGGAAGCCAACAGACAGAGCGATCAAGAGGAATATATACAAGACGATCAACAGGAAGacgaagaagaaaataaagagGAAAATCGAGATGACTACACAGTAGAAGTAGATTCATTACCCGAATATACACTTTGA
- the LOC130814626 gene encoding uncharacterized protein LOC130814626 isoform X2 codes for MICIHFCLYDAVKRRLECLCKHTNTRRQISDYKSFPKRLQHFTCAVSSPPPPDLAHSTRRCWRYKIFSLFARNLEEYNALKNRIYAKMALDFLNKKHGTKFKLVKSLRSSILPVSYGVYKFHWNFKAKHENTDSSESDDDSHKKYLFFGDIIKSTLSTEGEFHILENTEDLDDHCSICRNGVLHPPHYRNSGHSS; via the exons ATGATCTGTATCCATTTTTGTCTGTATGATGCTGTGAAGCGACGTCTTGAATGTTTATGTAAACACACTAACACCAGACGCCAGATATCAGATTATAAGTCATTTCCAAAG CGGCTACAGCATTTTACATGTGCTGTGagttccccccccccccccgatCTTGCTCATTCTACTCGACGTTGTTGGCGCTATAAAATTTTTAGCTTGTTTGCAAGGAATTTAGAGGAATATAATGCTTTGAAAAACAGAATCTATGCAAAGATGGCTTTGGATTTTTTAAacaagaaacatggcaccaagTTTAAACTGGTGAAATCTTTGAGAAGCAGTATTCTACCTGTGAGCTATGGTGTCTATAAATTTCACTGGAACTTCAAGGCAAAGCATGAGAACACTGACAGCTCTGAATCTGATGATGATTCTCATAAgaagtatttattttttggtgATATCATAAAGTCAACTCTCTCTACTGAAGGGGAGTTTCACATATTAGAAA ATACTGAAGATTTGGATGATCACTGCTCAATCTGCCGAAACGGTGTTTTACATCCACCTCATTATAGAAATTCCGGCCATTCCTCATGA
- the LOC130814626 gene encoding uncharacterized protein LOC130814626 isoform X1, translated as MKDVALKLKTLLKIKLYMTSPMFHGGSLQKMMMPLYPQKRLQHFTCAVSSPPPPDLAHSTRRCWRYKIFSLFARNLEEYNALKNRIYAKMALDFLNKKHGTKFKLVKSLRSSILPVSYGVYKFHWNFKAKHENTDSSESDDDSHKKYLFFGDIIKSTLSTEGEFHILENTEDLDDHCSICRNGVLHPPHYRNSGHSS; from the exons ATGAAGGATGTAGCTCTGAAACTAAAGACCTTGTTGAAGATAAAGCTATATATGACATCACCAATGTTTCATGGAGGAAGCCTCCAGAAAATGATGATGCCTTTGTATCCTCAGAAG CGGCTACAGCATTTTACATGTGCTGTGagttccccccccccccccgatCTTGCTCATTCTACTCGACGTTGTTGGCGCTATAAAATTTTTAGCTTGTTTGCAAGGAATTTAGAGGAATATAATGCTTTGAAAAACAGAATCTATGCAAAGATGGCTTTGGATTTTTTAAacaagaaacatggcaccaagTTTAAACTGGTGAAATCTTTGAGAAGCAGTATTCTACCTGTGAGCTATGGTGTCTATAAATTTCACTGGAACTTCAAGGCAAAGCATGAGAACACTGACAGCTCTGAATCTGATGATGATTCTCATAAgaagtatttattttttggtgATATCATAAAGTCAACTCTCTCTACTGAAGGGGAGTTTCACATATTAGAAA ATACTGAAGATTTGGATGATCACTGCTCAATCTGCCGAAACGGTGTTTTACATCCACCTCATTATAGAAATTCCGGCCATTCCTCATGA
- the LOC130814627 gene encoding cytochrome P450 77A3, with translation METLDIFLQLLAPFFLILWWRRWFIVGRGPRNLPPGPPCWPIVGNLFQVILQRRSFMYVVRDLRKLYGPIFTLQMGQKTLIIITSSELIHEALVHRATDFATRPPESPTRLIFSRGKCAINSAEYGPLWRILRRNLATEVVGSARVKQCGWIRKWALQNHMGRVKDEANKKGFVEVMSQCRLTICSIIICICFGANLSEEWIKDIESVLKEVMLMTLPKLPDFLPVLTRFMACGQLRRARELRKKQMDIIGPLVQARKEFVESDGSPNSCSVNMGSPVGAAYIDSLLGLYPPGWPNGLGEEELVTLCSEVINAGTDTSANVLEWALLHLVMNQNLQHKLYEEIVEVIGKKGEVCEEDLEKMAYLNAIIKETMRRHPPSHFLLSHAATEDTVLGGYTVPKDANLEIYTAWITQDPTLWTDPDIFRPERFLPGGEGYEVDWTGNRGVKMLPFGAGRRICPAWSLGTLHVGLLLARMVHDFRWVPIPGSPPDPTETFAFTMVMKDPLKAVILPRC, from the exons ATGGAAACCCTAGACATATTTCTACAACTCCTTGCACCCTTTTTTCTTATACTATGGTGGCGACGATGGTTCATAGTTGGCCGAGGCCCGAGGAATCTTCCTCCGGGCCCACCATGTTGGCCCATCGTCGGAAACCTTTTTCAAGTCATCCTCCAACGTCGATCCTTCATGTACGTTGTACGTGACCTAAGAAAACTTTACGGGCCTATTTTCACTTTGCAAATGGGCCAAAAGACGTTAATTATCATCACAAGCTCCGAACTAATCCACGAAGCACTAGTCCACCGGGCCACAGATTTTGCAACCCGCCCGCCCGAGTCCCCAACCCGTTTGATCTTTAGCCGTGGAAAATGCGCCATCAACTCGGCTGAGTATGGCCCGTTATGGAGGATCTTACGGCGGAACCTCGCCACTGAGGTGGTGGGTTCGGCTCGAGTGAAGCAATGCGGGTGGATTAGGAAATGGGCCTTACAAAATCACATGGGTCGGGTCAAAGATGAAGCTAATAAGAAAGGGTTTGTAGAGGTTATGAGCCAATGTAGGTTAACAATATGTAgtattattatatgtatttgCTTTGGTGCTAATTTATCTGAAGAGTGGATAAAAGACATTGAAAGTGTTCTTAAAGAAGTTATGCTTATGACTTTACCAAAACTACCCGATTTTCTACCCGTATTGACCCGGTTTATGGCGTGTGGGCAGCTAAGGAGGGCTAGGGAGTTGAGGAAGAAGCAGATGGATATTATAGGCCCGCTAGTTCAGGCCCGGAAAGAATTTGTGGAAAGTGACGGAAGCCCTAATAGCTGCTCAGTCAACATGGGGAGCCCGGTTGGGGCGGCTTATATTGACTCCTTATTGGGCCTTTATCCACCGGGATGGCCCAATGGGCTTGGGGAGGAAGAGTTGGTGACTTTGTGCTCGGAGGTGATTAATGCTGGAACTGATACTAGTGCTAATGTGCTTGAATGGGCTCTCCTCCATCTTGTGATGAACCAAAAT CTTCAGCATAAATTGTATGAAGAAATAGTGGAAGTGATTGGAAAAAAGGGCGAGGTTTGCGAGGAAGACCTTGAGAAGATGGCGTACCTCAACGCCATCATCAAGGAGACGATGCGGCGACACCCACCGAGTCACTTTCTTCTCTCGCATGCCGCCACAGAAGACACCGTTTTAGGTGGCTACACCGTCCCAAAAGACGCAAATCTCGAGATTTACACAGCGTGGATTACCCAAGACCCGACCCTATGGACCGACCCGGATATTTTCCGACCCGAGAGGTTCTTACCTGGGGGAGAAGGATATGAGGTGGATTGGACTGGAAATCGAGGGGTTAAAATGCTGCCATTTGGGGCGGGTCGGCGGATCTGCCCGGCTTGGAGTTTGGGTACATTGCATGTGGGTCTTTTACTTGCTAGAATGGTGCATGATTTTCGATGGGTTCCTATTCCGGGTAGCCCGCCTGACCCGACTGAAACTTTTGCTTTTACTATGGTTATGAAGGACCCACTCAAGGCTGTTATCTTACCAAGGTGTTGA